From Triticum aestivum cultivar Chinese Spring chromosome 4A, IWGSC CS RefSeq v2.1, whole genome shotgun sequence, a single genomic window includes:
- the LOC123087771 gene encoding B3 domain-containing protein Os06g0194400 gives MAESNSYEEQRRRQIEENRRKLEELRLHHLSAAVREAAARPKPNPKPRPKRKAPEPGELRRSGRVAGLPEQPSYLEGAGQRDYRGVYEAYAVWKGPTEEERAGAIAKAEELQRRIHRIRCPAFVKPMTHNCASKAAEMKIPKHFSEYLLAHDEGVVLVDEADDEFHMMYNAHRQGRHYYFHKGWRGFAANHDLAVGDCLVFHMTERAKFKVYIFRANPDYESDQTSDDSDDEE, from the exons ATGGCGGAATCGAACTCGTACGAGGAGCAGCGCCGGAGGCAGATTGAGGAGAACCGCCGGAAGCTGGAGGAGCTCCGCCTGCACCATCTCTCCGCCGCCGTCCGCGAGGCCGCCGCCAGGCCCAAGCCCAACCCCAAGCCCAGGCCG AAGCGCAAGGCCCCGGAGCCCGGCGAGCTCCGACGGTCCGGCCGCGTCGCCGGCCTCCCGGAGCAGCCCAGCTACCTCGAGGGCGCAGGGCAGCGCGACTACCGTGGAGTGTACGAGGCATACGCTGTTTGGAAAGGACCGACCGAGGAGGAGAGAGCCGGCGCCATCGCCAAGGCGGAGGAGCTCCAGCGCCGGATCCACCGCATCCGCTGCCCCGCCTTCGTCAAGCCCATGACCCACAACTGCGCCAGCAAGGCAGCCGAGATG AAAATCCCCAAGCACTTCAGTGAATATCTCCTGGCGCACGATGAGGGAGTCGTCTTGGTGGACGAGGCGGATGACGAGTTCCACATGATGTACAATGCCCACAGACAGGGCAGACACTACTATTTCCACAAGGGGTGGAGAGGATTTGCCGCCAACCATGACCTTGCCGTTGGCGATTGCTTGGTTTTCCACATGACAGAGAGGGCAAAGTTCAAG GTCTACATTTTTAGAGCAAACCCAGACTATGAAAGCGACCAAACTTCCGATGACTCTGATGATGAAGAGTAA